In the genome of Apodemus sylvaticus chromosome 2, mApoSyl1.1, whole genome shotgun sequence, one region contains:
- the LOC127678491 gene encoding 40S ribosomal protein S27-like yields MDVKCPGCYKITTVFSHAHTVVLCVGCSTVLHQTTGRKARLTEGCSFRRKQH; encoded by the coding sequence ATGGATGTGAAATGCCCAGGTTGCTACAAGATTACTACAGTTTTCAGCCATGCTCATACAGTGGTTCTCTGTGTGGGTTGTTCGACTGTATTGCACCAGACCACAGGACGAAAAGCCAGGCTCACAGAAGGCTGTTCATTTAGAAGAAAGCAGCACTAA